A single Chanos chanos chromosome 8, fChaCha1.1, whole genome shotgun sequence DNA region contains:
- the mrap2b gene encoding LOW QUALITY PROTEIN: melanocortin-2 receptor accessory protein 2B (The sequence of the model RefSeq protein was modified relative to this genomic sequence to represent the inferred CDS: substituted 1 base at 1 genomic stop codon) — MSVFINASQSGRHAQGSEDYVWQYEYYDDQEPVSFEGLKAHRYSIVIGFWVSLAVFVLFMFFVLMLLTKTGPPHPENPLSYQRQSCLGDGVPDVGRPQVLSCPLSVQSRSVFHFYINEEEQSRARAGVVIGQERPDGRDLEPERLSKSQRGNGEEDFLSDFNIPNFVNAEHSSTTADNDVTLYESPIITESQXRAETVNYIIN, encoded by the exons ATGTCCGTGTTCATCAATGCCAGTCAAAGCGGCCGTCACGCGCAGGGCAGTGAAGACTACGTATGGCAGTATGAGTATTACGACGACCAAGAGCCCGTTTCATTCGAGGGACTGAAAGCCCATCGAT ACTCGATCGTGATTGGCTTCTGGGTCAGTCTGGCTGTGTTTGTCCTCTTCATGTTTTTTGTCCTAATGTTACTGACAAAGACAGGCCCCCCACATCCaga aaaCCCGCTCTCATATCAGCGGCAGAGTTGCCTAGGTGACGGTGTGCCGGATGTGGGCCGTCCGCAGGTGTTGTCCTGCCCGCTGTCTGTCCAATCACGTTCCGTTTTCCACTTTTACATCAACGAGGAGGAGCAGAGCAGGGCTCGGGCAGGAGTGGTGATTGGCCAGGAAAGACCAGATGGGCGTGACCTAGAGCCCGAGCGACTGTCAAAGAGCCAGAGAGGAAATGGAGAGGAAGACTTCCTGTCTGACTTCAACATACCCAACTTTGTAAACGCCGAACACAGCTCCACAACAGCTGACAACGACGTCACGCTGTATGAGTCACCAATCATCACGGAGAGCCAATAGCGTGCAGAGACTGTCAACTACATCATCAACTGA